One stretch of bacterium DNA includes these proteins:
- the rplS gene encoding 50S ribosomal protein L19 encodes MMNRIANWTQDDLRKDVPSFGPGDTVSVWVRVVEGDKERLQAFQGTVIGRRAGGLDETFTVRKVSMGVGVERIFPLHSPTIARIDVLRRGHVRRAKLTYLRGLKGKKARIREKARTTVPSKGVRNDEMAAATEE; translated from the coding sequence ATCATGAACCGCATTGCCAACTGGACGCAAGACGATCTGCGCAAAGACGTTCCGTCATTCGGTCCCGGAGACACCGTAAGCGTTTGGGTTCGAGTCGTAGAAGGCGACAAGGAACGTTTGCAGGCTTTTCAGGGCACGGTGATCGGGCGGCGCGCCGGCGGACTGGACGAGACGTTCACCGTCCGCAAGGTTTCGATGGGAGTCGGCGTGGAGCGCATCTTCCCGCTGCACTCACCGACCATCGCCCGCATTGACGTGCTTCGCCGCGGCCACGTGCGTCGCGCCAAGCTGACCTATCTGCGCGGACTGAAGGGAAAGAAAGCCCGGATCCGCGAGAAGGCTCGTACGACCGTGCCGTCGAAAGGCGTACGGAACGACGAGATGGCGGCAGCGACGGAAGAGTAG